A single region of the Deltaproteobacteria bacterium genome encodes:
- a CDS encoding HAMP domain-containing protein, whose protein sequence is MSARVGRGRWGLQARLMAILGVVAVAPTVLLGALGVRSARRTVEEEVTRGHLALIRSVGQHLNGSLQDTRRAMMVAAAAWTERSALAPLERSLRRLRSEHEILERIVVLDRAGRGVLGDSPLGSAPLRWDLADTYGGYVSDVLFGPGGRRHVAIVVQARDRKGELLGFLAGVVDLTFVGRRLAEARLGAASVLFLVDGDGRLVATSGPLPAGMEAAATGRRPVRAEHAAVDRVLATTGEGLLEVRDATGRPWVAVYRSLAGMSGFREVRWGVVLQQPADQAYAAAHRATRATVLVALGVLLLALAMGAGLARRITHPITRLVERTEAVAAGQLTESVPPVSAKDEIGQLWNSFSSMVERLREGRESLYALTEFRENLVRSIPLGVISLDREGRIVSLNPAQEELSGVVATEVLGRPLRLVFPGGQEDEGLFARLGRVLSDGLPLDLTLEEVQPPFCRRRCRRYRIRATALRDRRGSVDGAVIVQEDLSGPAELERQLLRSEKLSSVGVLAAGVAHEINNPLTTVLGYAKLLLEGRSETDPDRAALELIAEEARRVQHIVRGLLDFSRVESGARSPTDLSRLVERTLPLLAPELRTRQIGLGQELAEGLPEVLVDAQRLEQVLVNLATNGAQAIGRGGTLTVRTGRDLTEGRPEAVYFDVQDTGPGVAPDAVSKIFDPFVTTKGPGEGTGLGLAICQRIVADHGGTLEVTSAPGQGATFRVRLPLRPAEGATLTAPGQMTIVRP, encoded by the coding sequence GTGAGCGCGCGAGTTGGGCGGGGCCGGTGGGGACTGCAGGCCCGGCTCATGGCGATCCTCGGGGTTGTCGCCGTGGCCCCTACCGTGCTCCTCGGCGCGCTGGGGGTCCGCAGCGCGCGGCGCACGGTCGAGGAAGAGGTGACCCGCGGGCACCTCGCGCTGATCCGCTCCGTGGGTCAGCACCTGAACGGGTCGCTGCAGGACACCCGGCGCGCGATGATGGTGGCCGCTGCGGCCTGGACCGAGCGTTCGGCGCTCGCTCCGCTCGAGCGCTCCCTGCGTCGCCTTCGATCAGAGCATGAAATTCTAGAACGCATCGTCGTATTGGACCGGGCGGGCCGCGGGGTGCTGGGGGATAGTCCCCTCGGCAGCGCGCCGCTGCGCTGGGATCTGGCCGACACCTACGGGGGCTACGTCAGCGACGTGCTCTTCGGCCCCGGCGGGCGCCGACACGTAGCGATCGTGGTCCAGGCGCGTGACCGCAAGGGAGAGCTGCTCGGGTTTCTGGCAGGGGTCGTGGACCTGACCTTCGTGGGACGGCGTCTCGCGGAGGCGCGGCTCGGAGCCGCGTCGGTCCTCTTCCTCGTGGACGGCGATGGTCGGCTCGTGGCGACGAGCGGGCCGTTGCCGGCGGGGATGGAGGCCGCGGCCACCGGGCGGCGTCCGGTACGGGCCGAGCACGCGGCTGTGGACCGCGTGCTCGCGACCACCGGCGAGGGGCTCCTCGAGGTGAGGGACGCCACGGGCCGCCCGTGGGTCGCCGTCTACCGCAGCCTGGCCGGGATGAGCGGCTTTCGGGAGGTGCGCTGGGGCGTGGTCCTCCAGCAGCCGGCCGACCAGGCCTACGCGGCGGCTCATCGCGCCACCCGCGCCACGGTGCTCGTCGCGCTCGGGGTCCTGCTCCTGGCCCTGGCCATGGGGGCCGGGCTGGCGCGGCGGATCACGCATCCCATCACCCGCCTCGTCGAGCGTACCGAGGCGGTGGCGGCGGGACAGCTGACCGAAAGCGTGCCGCCGGTGTCGGCGAAGGACGAGATCGGGCAGCTCTGGAACAGCTTCTCGTCGATGGTGGAGCGACTGCGAGAGGGGCGCGAGAGCCTCTACGCCCTCACCGAGTTCCGCGAGAACCTCGTGCGGAGCATCCCCCTCGGCGTCATCTCGCTCGACCGCGAGGGGCGGATCGTGAGCCTCAATCCGGCGCAGGAAGAGCTGAGCGGCGTCGTGGCGACGGAGGTCCTCGGGCGACCGCTCCGTCTGGTCTTTCCGGGGGGGCAGGAAGACGAGGGGCTCTTCGCCCGTCTCGGGCGGGTCCTCAGCGACGGGCTGCCCCTTGACCTGACCCTGGAGGAGGTGCAGCCGCCCTTCTGCCGGCGCCGCTGCCGTCGCTATCGCATCCGCGCGACGGCGCTTCGCGACCGACGCGGATCCGTGGACGGAGCGGTGATCGTGCAGGAGGATCTCAGTGGGCCGGCCGAGCTCGAGCGCCAGCTCCTACGCTCCGAGAAGCTCTCGAGCGTCGGCGTGCTCGCCGCCGGGGTGGCGCACGAGATCAATAACCCCCTCACCACCGTGCTCGGCTACGCCAAGCTTCTGCTCGAGGGACGAAGTGAGACCGACCCTGATCGAGCCGCGCTCGAGCTCATCGCCGAAGAGGCGCGTCGCGTGCAGCACATCGTGCGGGGCCTTCTCGACTTCTCACGGGTCGAGAGCGGCGCGCGAAGCCCGACGGATCTGAGTCGGCTGGTGGAGCGCACGCTGCCGCTGCTCGCGCCGGAGCTGCGGACCCGGCAGATCGGGCTCGGACAAGAGCTCGCCGAGGGGCTGCCGGAGGTGCTGGTGGACGCGCAACGCCTCGAACAGGTGCTCGTGAACCTGGCCACGAACGGCGCGCAGGCCATCGGGCGCGGCGGCACGCTTACGGTGCGGACGGGACGTGACCTGACCGAAGGGCGGCCGGAGGCGGTCTACTTCGACGTGCAGGACACGGGCCCCGGTGTGGCGCCCGACGCGGTCTCGAAGATCTTCGACCCCTTCGTCACCACGAAGGGCCCGGGCGAGGGCACTGGGCTCGGCCTCGCCATCTGCCAGCGCATCGTGGCCGATCACGGAGGCACCCTCGAGGTCACGAGCGCCCCCGGGCAGGGCGCGACCTTCCGGGTGCGGCTGCCGCTCCGCCCCGCGGAGGGGGCGACATTGACCGCTCCGGGGCAAATGACGATAGTGCGGCCATGA
- a CDS encoding sigma-54-dependent Fis family transcriptional regulator has protein sequence MTPPPRILVVDDDRGVRTLCADLLTRSGYEVVALASAAEGLVRVREADFDLVLADINMPEMDGIELCRRLGEVVPELPVVLITAFPSIENAIRGMKEGAKDYVTKPFTPDELRIVVARALEERVLRDENEGLRRELRSSHGVDAILGASPPMRALCVMVRKVARSGTTVLIQGESGTGKELFARALHVHSERAARPFVAVNCGSLVGTLLESELFGHEKGAFTGAQGTKVGLATAAHRGTLFLDEIGELALDMQPKLLRLLQEGEVKPVGSVETKRVDVRVVAATNRDLRADVDAGRFREDLFYRLNVIRLDVPPLRGRLEDIPLLVDRFVRDSAQKARKRIDGVTREALAALAHQRWPGNVRELQNVVERAVILSSSEVLDVEDLLGTSPPGSPAVAASGPRLPAEAPYPFEGLTLDEVEQRHIQHVMARAGGQKSRAAECLGINRTTLWKKLRRYDAVDGEELPDEGDDR, from the coding sequence ATGACGCCTCCTCCTCGCATTCTGGTGGTCGATGACGATCGAGGGGTCCGGACCCTCTGCGCCGATCTGCTGACGCGCAGCGGGTACGAGGTGGTGGCGCTCGCCTCGGCGGCGGAGGGCCTCGTGCGGGTGCGGGAGGCCGACTTCGACCTGGTGCTGGCGGACATCAACATGCCGGAGATGGACGGCATCGAGCTCTGTCGCCGGCTCGGCGAGGTGGTACCGGAGCTTCCGGTGGTCCTCATCACCGCCTTCCCGTCGATCGAGAACGCCATCCGGGGGATGAAGGAGGGGGCGAAGGACTACGTCACGAAACCCTTCACCCCCGACGAACTCCGCATCGTCGTGGCCCGCGCCCTCGAGGAGCGCGTCCTGCGCGACGAGAACGAGGGGCTGCGACGGGAGCTCCGGAGTTCCCACGGAGTGGACGCGATCCTTGGTGCATCGCCGCCGATGCGCGCGCTTTGCGTCATGGTGCGCAAGGTCGCCCGTAGTGGCACGACGGTCCTCATCCAGGGCGAGAGCGGCACGGGTAAGGAGCTTTTTGCCCGCGCGCTGCACGTGCACAGCGAGCGTGCTGCCCGGCCCTTCGTGGCCGTGAACTGCGGTTCGCTCGTCGGCACGCTGCTCGAGAGCGAGCTCTTCGGACACGAGAAGGGGGCCTTCACCGGCGCGCAGGGGACGAAGGTCGGTCTGGCCACGGCGGCGCACCGCGGGACGCTCTTCCTCGACGAGATCGGCGAGCTGGCGCTCGACATGCAGCCGAAGCTGCTGCGTCTGCTGCAGGAGGGCGAGGTCAAGCCCGTGGGGAGCGTCGAGACCAAACGCGTCGACGTGCGGGTGGTCGCCGCCACGAACCGGGACCTGCGCGCGGACGTGGATGCGGGGCGCTTCCGCGAGGATCTGTTCTACCGACTCAACGTGATCCGACTCGACGTTCCGCCGCTCCGGGGCCGGCTGGAAGACATCCCACTGCTCGTGGACCGCTTCGTGCGGGACAGCGCCCAGAAGGCACGCAAGCGGATCGATGGGGTCACACGGGAGGCGCTCGCTGCTCTGGCACACCAAAGGTGGCCGGGGAACGTGCGGGAGCTACAGAACGTAGTGGAGCGTGCGGTGATCCTCTCCTCGTCGGAGGTGCTGGACGTCGAGGACCTCCTCGGAACTTCGCCGCCGGGCTCCCCGGCCGTGGCCGCGAGCGGGCCTCGCCTGCCGGCGGAGGCCCCCTACCCCTTCGAAGGCCTGACGCTCGACGAAGTGGAGCAGCGGCACATTCAGCACGTCATGGCGCGAGCGGGGGGGCAGAAGAGTCGGGCCGCCGAATGCCTCGGGATCAACCGCACCACCCTCTGGAAGAAGCTGCGCCGCTACGACGCCGTGGACGGCGAGGAACTTCCTGACGAGGGAGACGATCGCTGA